Within Pseudomonas tructae, the genomic segment AGCCTGAGCGCCACTCCCACTTGACACCCGGGAAGTTCACGTTGCCGCTGGCATCCACGATCGGCGTGTTATCCAGATAGATATCGCGGTCCGTAGGAGTGTCGTCGAACTCGCCCTCGCCCACCGCCAGCAGGATCTTGGCGATGTTCGTCGACTGCAGGCTATCCGGTGCTTCAACCGGACTTTTCGGCTTCTTCTCGCCACTCTTGGCGCCGGTAATTTCTGACTGAAGTGCTACGCCCATACTTTCCTCCAGGCAACAAAAAACCGCCCGGAGGCGGTTTTCTGAAGCACAATTTTATCAGTTATGAAGCGAGATTTTTATCTTGCTCTTCGAAATTCCATACCTAACGTGAAGCGCCTGTTCAGCCTCTTCGATTGTCAGGTACACCGGCAATTCATCAGGCCGGGTGATCGCGCACCTATCACGTACAATTTCTTCGAGCTCCCCTTCATTGGCTGGGTTGATCAAGATCACGCGATCGGAGCCCCCGCCCAAATCCATTTGAAATGAATCCACCTCATAGATTGCGCCGAAGCTTACCCGCCAACTGGCGGCCTTCTTCCCTGGAGTAACCGAGATGCTGGAGACCTTCGCCAAAAATTTTGGTTTATTTCCAATTTTAGCCACGAAGTAGCAGAACCTATGCACATCAACATTATTAACTGGCTCAGCAAATGTGAACCCCCAGTCAAGGCGCACAGCATCAAGCTCTTCAATTCTGAAATTAACTATTACACCTATCACGGCTGCCTCCATTCAATTGACGCGGGAGCCAGGATGTTACGACAGACGCTAAAGCTTGTCCTCCGCGTAGATCGAGGCGGAGATAATCGCTCCGCCCCAGCGGCGCTTGCCGATGCAGATCGGGACAGGATTGCCACTGGTAGTGGTGTTTTTAGCGCTGCCGAAGGCGTAGGACGGCAGGTTTTCTGGAGCGCCGCTTTGCGAAAGACCTTTGGCCTGGGGGCTGAGCATCTGAATTACCCCGCCCGCAACCATAGCCACCCCGACAGGCGCCAAGGCTGGAAACCAGATACTGGCGACTAAAATGACCGCGCCGACGATGGTTTGGAGGATGCCGCCACGCTTGCTACCCCCAACAACTGGGACGATCCGAATCTCCCTGGTACCGGCCCGGTCAAACCCCTTGGCCCCGGTGTTTTTCCCATTCCGAAAGATCGCAAACCTCATTCCCAGACCGTCGAGCCTCCGAATCTCCTCTTCGAACCCTTCAAGGGTGCACTTCAAGGCCTTGAAGACCTCCCACGATTGGCCAGAGTCAAGCAGGCGTCGGTGCAGGCGCCCGAATTTCCTAGCCAGTGAGCCGGACAACTTGATGGTGGTCATGGATTCATGGTGAGCTGCAGTCGCTGCCATACTTTTCTCCAGGCAATAAAAAACCGCCCAGAGGCGGTTGTAGAAAGCTCTTTTAGAGGCAGGATCGAACGGCTGACTCTATTCCGCTGCGACCAGGCATTGCAGACCACGCCATTCGCTGCCGAAGGGTGACCGAGCTACCCGAAGCAATTTTTCTGATATCCAGCAGTTCATCGGCCATATTGTTACTCGCCACCCACAGTCGATAGTCATCCTCTGTTTCCGCCATCGAGGCATCCGTGCGAGACGCCTGCCATTTGGGGAAAACGCAAAGCGCGTATCGTTTTGGATCTTTCGAAGTGCTGGCTGCAATGCTTGGCTTGTTCTGCTCTAGGTCAGCCGTAGATACACACCCCGCCAGCATTACAAGCCCCACAGCTACCACCAGAATTCGCATGTCATCCCTCCTTTGAAAGGGCTGAATGTATCACCTCGCAGCGCGGTGGCGCAGCACGAGCCGAGTTCGGTCGAGCCAAGGCCCACCAAACACGATAATTTCTGATGGTCTGCCGTACAGGTGGTGTAGCAGGAATGGACCCTGGCCGAACACCTGGACCTGCTCGCCAGGTAGTTGCGGGTCGGCGCCGAGGTAGATCCCGGCATGGTTCGGGTGCGCCGTACGCCCCACCTCCATGACGATCATGTCGCCGCGCTGTGGCCGGTCGACCTGATAGAAGCCTGCCGCCTCATAGGCCTGCTCGTACAGGCTGGGCCCGGCGGCCTGCTCCCACCAACCGTCCTCACGGGCGTAGACCGGGAACTCCAGCCTCCACTCACGCTGATACCAGTCCGCGCAGGCCTGCCAGCAGTCCCAGGCGCCGTGCACGAATGGCCGGCCCAGCAGCGGCGCGCTGCCGTTTGGGGTGATGGTGCGCAGATCGCCTTCAGGCCAGGACAGGATGTGCCAGGGCAGTGCCGTGGCTTCGCACATGGCCAGGTCACGCGGTGACGGCCTGCTGGTGGCGTCGGGGTGCGAGTGCACAATGCCGATCACCTCGCCCCGGTCTTCCGCTGCGGCGTATTCCTCTGGGGCAATCCGG encodes:
- a CDS encoding tail assembly protein, which translates into the protein MAATAAHHESMTTIKLSGSLARKFGRLHRRLLDSGQSWEVFKALKCTLEGFEEEIRRLDGLGMRFAIFRNGKNTGAKGFDRAGTREIRIVPVVGGSKRGGILQTIVGAVILVASIWFPALAPVGVAMVAGGVIQMLSPQAKGLSQSGAPENLPSYAFGSAKNTTTSGNPVPICIGKRRWGGAIISASIYAEDKL
- a CDS encoding C40 family peptidase, encoding MRKHILATVQAHAATEYPRECCGLILAIGRKQIYVSCTNTASDPSEEFRIAPEEYAAAEDRGEVIGIVHSHPDATSRPSPRDLAMCEATALPWHILSWPEGDLRTITPNGSAPLLGRPFVHGAWDCWQACADWYQREWRLEFPVYAREDGWWEQAAGPSLYEQAYEAAGFYQVDRPQRGDMIVMEVGRTAHPNHAGIYLGADPQLPGEQVQVFGQGPFLLHHLYGRPSEIIVFGGPWLDRTRLVLRHRAAR